In a genomic window of Carassius carassius chromosome 43, fCarCar2.1, whole genome shotgun sequence:
- the LOC132124673 gene encoding small VCP/p97-interacting protein-like, which yields MGMCLPCLSGAEDDAAVTPDPETRRRQLAEAAEKRQKETTCRGIKNPEALERKKKKLEETEKQSMTSAASGGGGLKWQVG from the exons ATGGGGATGTGTTTGCCCTGTCTGAGTGGAGCTGAGGATGATGCAGCAGTCACACCAGACCCC GAGACGAGGAGAAGACAGCTAGCGGAGGCTGCAGAGAAGAGACAGAAAGAG ACCACCTGCAGAGGTATCAAAAACCCAGAAGCTTTGGAGAGGAAAAAGAAGAAACTAgaagagacagagaaacagagcATGACCTCTGCAGCTTCTGGAGGCGGTGGGCTGAAG tggCAGGTTGGCTAA